One region of Natronolimnobius baerhuensis genomic DNA includes:
- a CDS encoding carboxypeptidase-like regulatory domain-containing protein: protein MSRHSRRTNAKTRSLQNSVQALLVLAGIGLLVAGLALAASGASINGAVGTVSDEWGDSGSDEPAASEDDEDSNGDDADGDSGSDDEPDGDSGSDDDGESVDDDDSGADDGDNGADDQDGTGDDNGTDGSDDESDDENEDDHEDGNESVDETHTLTTFVEDEDGDALDNASLTVDGSDNDSVTNETEVDDDGEATFELPDGDYELTASADGYEDVEHEVELDGDGEFVVLTLEASDEDDESDADEDDANTLTTVVVDDDGEPVENATVEVDEGGLFGDSDEADVNDDGEAVFELADGDYELTASADGYDDAEDDIELDGDDETVLLTLEGTAE, encoded by the coding sequence ATGAGCCGACATTCCCGCAGAACGAACGCGAAGACGCGATCACTCCAGAACAGCGTACAGGCCCTGCTGGTCCTCGCCGGTATTGGACTGCTCGTCGCTGGACTGGCGCTTGCTGCAAGCGGTGCCTCCATCAACGGCGCGGTCGGTACCGTCAGCGACGAGTGGGGCGATTCGGGAAGCGACGAACCGGCAGCATCTGAAGACGACGAAGACAGCAACGGTGACGACGCCGATGGTGACAGCGGTAGCGACGACGAACCTGATGGTGACAGCGGATCTGATGACGACGGCGAGAGCGTCGATGATGACGATAGTGGCGCTGATGACGGTGACAACGGCGCGGACGATCAGGACGGAACTGGCGACGATAACGGCACAGACGGGTCGGATGACGAATCCGACGACGAGAACGAGGACGACCACGAAGACGGAAACGAATCCGTTGACGAAACGCACACGCTCACCACCTTCGTTGAGGATGAAGACGGCGATGCACTCGACAATGCCTCCCTCACAGTCGACGGAAGTGACAACGACAGCGTGACCAACGAAACCGAGGTCGACGACGATGGGGAGGCAACCTTCGAACTGCCGGACGGCGACTATGAACTCACTGCCTCCGCTGATGGCTATGAGGACGTCGAGCACGAGGTCGAACTCGACGGCGACGGTGAGTTCGTCGTGCTGACACTCGAGGCAAGCGACGAGGACGACGAGAGCGATGCAGACGAAGACGATGCGAACACACTCACAACGGTCGTCGTCGATGACGATGGCGAGCCAGTCGAGAACGCGACCGTCGAGGTCGACGAAGGCGGACTCTTCGGCGACTCCGACGAGGCTGACGTGAACGACGACGGGGAGGCCGTCTTCGAACTCGCAGACGGTGACTACGAACTCACCGCCTCCGCTGACGGCTACGACGACGCCGAGGACGATATCGAACTCGACGGCGACGACGAGACGGTCCTGCTAACGCTCGAGGGCACAGCGGAATAG
- the arsB gene encoding ACR3 family arsenite efflux transporter → MSGLEHEHGPDCGCPDCGDPRSMDFLDKYLTVWIFLAMGLGVGLGYVAPGIVDPIQQYHLVEIGLIAMMYPPLAKVNYGQLPRVFSAWRVLSLSLIQNWLIGPTLMFLLAVVFFSGLVPPFPAHPEYFLGLIFIGMARCIAMVLVWNDLADGSSEYAAGLVAFNSVFQIITYGVYIWFFALFLPPLLGMDALVAGIGTFDITVTQVFWAIAIFLGIPFAGGILTRLGGVRSKGEEWYEEQFVPKISPVTLIALLFTVVVMFATQGENILAQPTDVVWIAVPLTIYFVIMFLVSFAMGRGIGADYSTTTAIGFTAASNNFELAIAVAVAVFGVGSSVAFATVVGPLIEVPVLLALVNVAIYFQEKFDWAGYDTGQLESTKPPSEDVTHSKTDDD, encoded by the coding sequence ATGAGTGGGCTCGAACACGAACACGGGCCCGACTGTGGCTGTCCGGACTGTGGTGATCCGCGGTCGATGGACTTCCTTGATAAGTACCTGACCGTCTGGATCTTCCTTGCAATGGGGCTGGGTGTCGGCCTGGGGTACGTCGCTCCAGGGATCGTCGACCCGATTCAGCAGTACCATCTCGTCGAAATCGGCCTGATTGCGATGATGTACCCACCGCTGGCGAAGGTCAACTACGGCCAGTTGCCACGGGTGTTCAGCGCGTGGCGCGTGCTCAGTCTGAGTCTGATCCAGAACTGGCTCATCGGGCCGACGTTAATGTTCCTGCTTGCAGTTGTTTTCTTCAGCGGCCTTGTGCCACCATTCCCAGCCCACCCCGAGTATTTCCTCGGGTTGATCTTCATCGGCATGGCTCGGTGTATTGCGATGGTACTCGTCTGGAACGACCTCGCTGACGGCTCCTCGGAGTACGCTGCCGGACTGGTCGCGTTCAACAGCGTCTTCCAGATCATCACCTACGGAGTGTACATCTGGTTTTTCGCGCTGTTCCTGCCGCCGCTGCTGGGGATGGACGCACTGGTCGCCGGCATCGGCACATTCGACATCACGGTCACACAGGTATTCTGGGCGATTGCGATCTTCCTCGGCATACCCTTTGCCGGTGGGATCCTGACCCGTCTCGGCGGCGTCCGATCCAAGGGTGAGGAGTGGTACGAAGAACAGTTCGTCCCGAAGATCAGTCCCGTCACGCTGATCGCACTCCTGTTTACCGTCGTCGTGATGTTCGCGACGCAGGGAGAGAACATCCTCGCTCAGCCGACCGATGTCGTCTGGATTGCGGTCCCGCTGACGATTTACTTCGTTATCATGTTCCTCGTGAGCTTCGCGATGGGGCGGGGTATCGGCGCGGACTACTCGACGACGACTGCAATCGGCTTTACCGCGGCGTCAAACAACTTCGAACTCGCGATTGCAGTTGCCGTCGCCGTCTTCGGCGTCGGTTCCAGTGTCGCCTTCGCCACCGTGGTCGGTCCGCTAATCGAGGTCCCAGTCCTGCTGGCGCTGGTCAACGTGGCCATCTACTTCCAGGAAAAGTTCGACTGGGCTGGGTACGATACCGGCCAACTCGAGAGTACGAAGCCTCCAAGCGAGGACGTGACTCATTCAAAAACAGACGATGACTAA
- a CDS encoding RidA family protein, with protein sequence MNRSINTESSQTARLSSTSKRQRDGPSHTGAFGTRTGDSDLVFLEGILPESDEEVLNDLSIEEQASTCFDRLEAVLSARGLDLTNVMKVEMQLTDLADRAVIDDVYQDRFDGTYPPRTTIGVCSLPGDAAVQFDVIAAEE encoded by the coding sequence GTGAATCGCTCGATCAACACCGAATCATCACAGACCGCGCGATTGAGTAGTACAAGCAAGCGCCAGCGCGACGGACCGAGTCATACGGGTGCGTTTGGAACGCGAACCGGTGATTCAGACCTCGTCTTTCTCGAAGGCATCCTCCCCGAATCCGACGAGGAAGTATTGAACGATCTCTCAATCGAAGAGCAGGCCTCGACTTGCTTCGACAGACTCGAGGCCGTTCTCTCTGCACGAGGACTCGATCTGACGAACGTGATGAAAGTAGAGATGCAACTGACCGATCTCGCCGACCGAGCTGTCATAGACGACGTGTATCAAGACCGGTTTGATGGAACCTATCCACCACGAACGACGATTGGTGTCTGTTCGCTTCCGGGTGATGCGGCTGTGCAGTTCGATGTCATCGCTGCTGAAGAATAA
- a CDS encoding ArsR/SmtB family transcription factor: MAETADRLRRYLEDELGECRNKDLQDRLDELDDLESVLDENVISRDVQTLSALGNETRYRLVRLLVEADDELCVCEIAPLVDVSDSAVSHALSTLTDAGLVTKRKDGRWRKYRATSRASALLTVLDGSR, encoded by the coding sequence ATGGCAGAAACAGCTGATCGGCTCCGTCGCTATCTCGAGGACGAACTCGGAGAGTGCCGAAATAAGGATCTTCAGGACCGTCTTGACGAACTCGACGATCTGGAATCAGTGCTTGATGAGAACGTTATTTCGAGAGATGTTCAAACGCTATCTGCACTTGGCAATGAAACACGGTATCGACTCGTACGGCTCCTTGTTGAAGCTGATGATGAACTCTGTGTCTGTGAAATAGCACCACTGGTTGATGTAAGTGATAGTGCTGTGAGCCATGCGCTGTCGACCCTTACTGACGCAGGTCTCGTGACGAAACGCAAAGATGGACGATGGCGGAAGTATCGAGCAACAAGCCGAGCAAGCGCTCTTCTCACTGTTCTCGACGGGTCGCGGTGA